From Gemmatimonadaceae bacterium, the proteins below share one genomic window:
- a CDS encoding four helix bundle protein translates to MDTRFPVPALSGDGMDPVERLSAYRLALEAMRKGREDVARMRGDPALAEVAGQLLRATASVAANIAEGYSRGSPSDRRKFLEYALGSTRESIVWYEASELAEKPERLDRLVSIRRLLLTMIRSARTDSARDRQKWRR, encoded by the coding sequence ATGGATACTCGGTTTCCGGTGCCTGCCCTCAGTGGCGATGGGATGGATCCAGTCGAACGACTCTCTGCCTACCGGCTTGCCTTGGAGGCGATGCGGAAGGGGCGGGAGGATGTCGCTCGGATGCGGGGGGATCCGGCGTTGGCCGAGGTTGCGGGGCAGTTGCTGCGGGCGACCGCTTCCGTTGCGGCCAACATTGCCGAGGGGTATTCGCGCGGGTCGCCGAGTGATCGGCGGAAGTTCCTCGAGTACGCTCTGGGCTCCACGCGCGAGTCAATCGTGTGGTACGAGGCCTCCGAACTCGCGGAGAAGCCCGAACGCCTCGATCGGCTGGTCTCAATCCGCAGGCTGTTGCTGACAATGATCCGCAGCGCCCGAACAGACAGTGCGCGCGACCGACAGAAGTGGAGGCGATAG